One window from the genome of Thermococcus siculi encodes:
- a CDS encoding DUF2139 domain-containing protein, whose protein sequence is MLLRNYRFSPRYGPEWGSGGIFGLRYHSGTLYFTVAFEAEAHFIDVKSGDEKTYDFTLLGDAPTSGGDTYNAVETVDEFIYFGGWIHAPAIYREDRRILFKNKYSHVHVYDTEEGSVKLLWKDSIHHATEWAGEVSDILYDPYGDRLLLAREDGHANLGVYSLDRRTGKAEALINEPAPKGTLVHDVAFFGIGNNFTEGLREFRALDLISGKWETFKPGESVDGRPYTRPELGAMASAYNRAFAFVRGGVIAGNPFMGEGFRFYRLFDFYTFYAPFRVNAINVGGGILTAFNAHHDAVYRPDSEDNGIGWVTTNTVAGPSVLVYIAPPMVKIVGAFGARVTSIEKMEGKILIATNSAPNTGAKEATPFDTGNRDIVVLDEKILQERPPSVSFSLPLALPSMARAMGAGTFGGIPLDGYREPRVVFYLSNDNRLTVYEYDLSLPAGEAVSETFEVKAGKNILDLSSFSGMVSFELEKPETKGKVRIELR, encoded by the coding sequence ATGCTCCTGCGGAACTACAGGTTTTCCCCCAGGTACGGTCCGGAGTGGGGAAGCGGTGGAATATTTGGCCTGAGATACCACAGCGGGACGCTTTACTTCACGGTCGCATTTGAGGCGGAGGCGCACTTTATCGACGTGAAGAGCGGTGATGAGAAGACCTACGACTTCACACTTCTCGGGGACGCCCCCACGAGCGGCGGCGACACCTACAACGCGGTGGAAACGGTCGACGAGTTCATCTACTTCGGCGGCTGGATTCACGCTCCGGCAATATACAGGGAGGACAGGAGGATACTCTTCAAGAACAAGTACTCCCATGTTCACGTCTACGACACCGAGGAAGGCTCGGTAAAACTCCTCTGGAAGGATTCGATTCATCACGCGACGGAATGGGCCGGTGAGGTGAGCGATATCCTCTACGACCCCTACGGGGACAGGCTTCTCCTCGCTAGGGAGGACGGGCACGCGAACCTCGGCGTTTATTCCCTCGACAGAAGAACCGGGAAGGCCGAGGCACTTATCAACGAGCCAGCCCCCAAGGGAACGCTGGTCCACGATGTTGCCTTCTTCGGAATAGGCAACAACTTCACGGAAGGACTAAGGGAGTTCAGGGCACTCGACCTCATAAGCGGGAAGTGGGAGACCTTTAAACCCGGCGAGAGCGTCGACGGGAGGCCCTATACAAGGCCCGAACTCGGGGCAATGGCGAGCGCATACAACCGCGCCTTCGCCTTCGTCCGCGGCGGTGTGATAGCGGGAAACCCCTTCATGGGCGAGGGGTTCAGGTTCTACCGCCTCTTCGACTTCTACACCTTCTACGCCCCCTTCAGGGTGAACGCGATAAACGTCGGCGGCGGAATCCTGACGGCCTTCAACGCCCACCACGACGCCGTTTACAGGCCAGATTCGGAAGATAATGGAATCGGCTGGGTCACCACGAACACGGTCGCTGGGCCGAGTGTTCTGGTCTACATCGCGCCGCCGATGGTTAAGATAGTAGGGGCCTTTGGCGCGAGGGTGACGAGCATAGAGAAGATGGAGGGGAAGATTTTAATCGCCACCAACAGCGCGCCGAACACTGGGGCGAAGGAGGCCACGCCTTTCGACACCGGGAACAGGGACATCGTGGTTCTGGATGAGAAAATACTCCAAGAGAGGCCTCCATCGGTGAGCTTCTCTCTCCCGCTGGCGCTCCCGAGCATGGCCAGGGCGATGGGCGCCGGAACCTTCGGGGGAATACCCCTCGACGGCTACCGCGAGCCGAGGGTGGTCTTCTATCTGAGCAACGACAACAGGCTGACGGTCTACGAGTACGATCTCTCCCTGCCTGCCGGGGAAGCGGTGAGTGAGACCTTCGAGGTCAAAGCGGGCAAGAACATCCTGGATCTCAGTTCGTTCAGTGGAATGGTGAGCTTCGAGCTGGAAAAACCGGAAACAAAGGGGAAGGTAAGAATAGAACTCCGCTGA
- a CDS encoding UPF0147 family protein — protein MSELIGQIVQVLKEQVVQDTVVPRNIRRAAEQAIEVLLDESKEPAVRAADAIAILEEISEDPNMPMHTRTIIWEVLGALEQVK, from the coding sequence ATGAGCGAGCTCATCGGACAGATCGTGCAGGTTCTCAAGGAGCAGGTTGTTCAGGATACCGTTGTCCCGAGGAACATCAGGCGCGCCGCGGAGCAGGCCATCGAGGTCCTCCTCGACGAGAGCAAGGAGCCGGCCGTCAGGGCGGCGGATGCGATAGCCATCCTTGAGGAGATAAGCGAGGACCCGAACATGCCCATGCACACGAGGACTATCATCTGGGAGGTCCTCGGTGCCCTCGAGCAGGTTAAGTGA
- a CDS encoding pantoate kinase produces MLIRSFVPAHITAFFVPRFNDDPLRAGSLGAGVNLSKGTTVFASVETGTLERHIHVAFNGEPVKKGEALITYSVAEELVPGGFLGEVEIWQYFDFPNGYGFGNSAGGALGTALSLSYAFGGTWLKAAQTAHRHEVLNKGGLGDVVAQLAGGIEVRVKAGGPGIGVVDNLFFEDYRVLVVPLGRLSTREVLDGDVVKAIEREGKLALESLLRDPRPERMMALARGFAENTGLLSGELLELARQLDRVLSNPSSMIMLGKGLFALVREKEIDNAKNLLADLDVPYDVAEVYDEKPKVGRWIGQ; encoded by the coding sequence ATGCTCATCAGGTCGTTCGTTCCCGCTCACATCACTGCCTTCTTCGTTCCCAGGTTCAACGACGATCCCCTCAGGGCCGGCTCCCTCGGTGCGGGGGTGAACCTGAGTAAGGGAACCACGGTCTTCGCGAGCGTGGAGACCGGAACCCTCGAGAGGCACATCCACGTTGCCTTCAATGGAGAGCCGGTAAAGAAGGGTGAGGCCCTCATAACGTACTCTGTCGCGGAAGAACTCGTTCCCGGGGGTTTCCTCGGGGAGGTGGAAATATGGCAGTACTTCGACTTCCCGAACGGTTACGGCTTCGGCAACAGCGCGGGGGGTGCCCTGGGAACGGCTCTGTCTTTAAGCTACGCCTTCGGCGGAACCTGGCTCAAAGCCGCCCAAACGGCACACAGGCACGAGGTTCTTAATAAGGGTGGCCTTGGAGATGTGGTAGCGCAACTCGCCGGCGGTATTGAGGTTCGCGTTAAAGCAGGAGGGCCGGGAATAGGCGTCGTTGACAACCTCTTCTTTGAAGACTACAGGGTTCTCGTCGTTCCCCTGGGCAGGCTTTCCACGAGAGAGGTGCTCGACGGGGACGTCGTTAAAGCGATAGAGCGCGAGGGAAAGCTCGCCCTCGAGAGTCTCCTGAGAGACCCGAGGCCCGAGCGCATGATGGCACTGGCGAGGGGGTTCGCCGAAAATACAGGCCTCCTGAGCGGAGAGCTCCTTGAGCTTGCCAGGCAACTGGACAGAGTTCTCTCGAACCCCAGCTCGATGATAATGCTCGGTAAGGGTCTGTTTGCACTCGTGAGGGAGAAAGAAATTGATAATGCTAAGAACCTGCTGGCTGATCTCGACGTTCCCTACGACGTGGCCGAGGTATACGATGAGAAACCGAAGGTCGGGCGGTGGATTGGTCAGTAA
- a CDS encoding HEPN domain-containing protein: MVEEHYGKALTKAFQLRSKADYNVMYLPSREEAEEILNSAEDFLEKARELIEEWRRKEQ; encoded by the coding sequence ATTGTCGAGGAGCACTACGGGAAAGCCCTCACCAAGGCGTTTCAGTTGAGGAGCAAAGCTGACTACAACGTGATGTATCTCCCCAGTAGGGAAGAAGCTGAAGAAATTCTGAATTCCGCGGAGGATTTTCTTGAAAAAGCCAGGGAGCTGATTGAAGAATGGAGGAGAAAAGAGCAATAG
- a CDS encoding type II toxin-antitoxin system HicB family antitoxin translates to MIVKFDVYFDGEYWCARGIDEDIFTQGKTLDELMTNLREAVEIHFEEEIERGEEIVVMTLSQFEVSRVEQAASS, encoded by the coding sequence ATGATAGTGAAGTTTGATGTGTACTTCGACGGTGAATACTGGTGCGCGAGGGGAATCGACGAGGACATCTTCACGCAGGGGAAGACACTAGATGAGCTTATGACGAACCTCCGCGAGGCCGTTGAGATTCATTTCGAGGAGGAAATTGAGCGGGGGGAGGAGATAGTCGTTATGACTCTCTCACAGTTCGAGGTGTCCAGGGTTGAGCAGGCTGCCAGTAGTTAG
- a CDS encoding CidB/LrgB family autolysis modulator has translation MNPYGIAVTLIVFYLFSELHERKRAFYTNPVLLSILTIAALLWLTGYSYESYMESAVILKFLLGPAVVSLAVPVYRGRETIRAYAREIALGIVVGGTVAILSAFYIAEFLGGSEDVLLSIAPKSVTTAIAIGISEKIGGIPALTAVLVILTGIMGNAVGVELLDALKVRDRIARGLAMGITSHGLGTARIILDDELAGAVSGLAMALNGVFTSLVLPYLIEVLK, from the coding sequence ATGAACCCCTACGGGATAGCGGTGACCCTGATAGTCTTCTACCTCTTCTCGGAACTCCACGAGAGGAAAAGGGCCTTCTACACCAACCCGGTGCTCCTCTCGATACTCACGATAGCGGCCCTCCTCTGGCTGACCGGATACTCCTACGAGTCATACATGGAGAGCGCGGTCATACTGAAGTTCCTCCTCGGACCGGCGGTGGTGAGCCTCGCGGTTCCGGTTTACAGGGGCCGGGAGACGATAAGGGCCTACGCGCGGGAGATAGCCCTCGGCATAGTCGTCGGTGGAACGGTGGCGATACTGAGCGCCTTCTACATTGCAGAGTTTCTTGGCGGTAGCGAGGATGTTCTCCTCAGCATAGCCCCAAAGAGCGTGACGACGGCCATAGCGATAGGGATAAGCGAGAAGATAGGTGGAATTCCGGCACTCACCGCTGTCCTGGTAATCCTGACGGGCATAATGGGCAACGCGGTGGGTGTGGAGCTGCTCGATGCGCTCAAGGTGAGGGACAGAATAGCGAGGGGGCTGGCTATGGGGATCACTTCCCACGGCCTCGGCACGGCCAGGATAATCCTGGACGACGAGCTGGCTGGAGCGGTCAGCGGGCTGGCGATGGCCCTAAACGGCGTCTTTACCTCCCTTGTGCTTCCCTATCTCATCGAAGTCCTCAAGTAG
- a CDS encoding DUF3213 domain-containing protein, whose translation MGVKPDKRLTKLVLRFGNIDWEKASAKQYELEKELGVWRIFLNGYAKNGFVVFDGEMISKESIMEKLTELEPEVVGEETITAQQLIESSYSWNNIIGKAKS comes from the coding sequence ATGGGCGTCAAACCCGACAAAAGGCTCACCAAGCTCGTCCTCAGGTTCGGAAACATCGACTGGGAAAAGGCCAGCGCGAAGCAGTACGAGCTTGAGAAGGAGCTGGGGGTCTGGAGGATATTCCTCAACGGCTACGCCAAGAACGGCTTCGTGGTCTTCGACGGGGAGATGATTTCCAAGGAGAGCATCATGGAAAAGCTGACGGAGCTTGAACCAGAGGTAGTCGGTGAGGAAACCATAACGGCCCAGCAGCTCATAGAGTCCAGCTACTCCTGGAACAACATAATTGGAAAGGCAAAGTCATAA
- a CDS encoding Na+/H+ antiporter NhaC family protein: MSDFGVLSLLPPLVAIILAIWTKRVVLALFAGVWIGGLMIAGWNPVTGTTQTLEWIVGSVTDDWNARILIFDFLIGAGVGLVYKSGGVHALANALSKRVKTSRGASVLGWLMGVLVFFDDYTNTIIVGNTMRPITDKTRVSREMLAYIDDSTAAPVAGLALISTWIGYELAMIGSGFENFGITYNSYDAWLSSLPFRFYSILAIILVFIVAYTHRHYGAMLKAEMRARTEGKVLRDGAKPLMTTETDLGMPKEEGNLWDFVIPIISLVIVSMLGLWYTGAANLYAYSQDLGWWTELENPFGVNFLSYSFIESFREADAATALLWGSFVMVLVASLMLLGRKKMSIEEWEDTVVKGMKQMLFANTILVLAWSLGTAADAVGTGQYIIDLATSSGANLGPWMPLIMFLAAMFVAFTTGTSWGTFAIMVPLGVQLSLAFTNGQVNEIVFATIGATFTGSIFGDHCSPISDTTIMSSMFSGSDHIDHVTTQIPYAFTVASIGVVLYLLFGIGVRSWAILLPAGLVLLIAAWYVLSEWYGKKYGIPHGKVPIYVVEE; encoded by the coding sequence GTGTCGGACTTTGGTGTGCTGTCCCTGTTGCCGCCATTGGTGGCCATTATACTGGCTATCTGGACCAAGAGGGTCGTGCTGGCACTGTTCGCAGGTGTTTGGATCGGTGGGCTGATGATAGCGGGCTGGAATCCTGTGACGGGTACCACCCAGACCCTTGAGTGGATAGTGGGTAGCGTGACCGACGACTGGAACGCAAGGATACTCATCTTCGACTTCCTGATCGGAGCCGGCGTAGGACTCGTGTACAAGTCCGGTGGAGTCCATGCCCTGGCCAACGCCCTTTCCAAGAGGGTGAAAACGAGCAGGGGCGCCTCGGTTCTGGGATGGCTTATGGGTGTCCTGGTGTTCTTCGATGACTACACCAACACCATAATAGTCGGAAACACCATGAGGCCGATAACCGACAAAACTCGCGTTTCCCGCGAGATGCTTGCCTACATCGACGACTCCACAGCCGCCCCCGTTGCGGGCCTTGCGCTCATATCAACGTGGATCGGCTACGAGCTGGCCATGATAGGCTCGGGCTTTGAGAACTTCGGCATAACATACAACTCCTACGATGCGTGGCTCTCGAGCCTGCCCTTCAGGTTCTACTCGATACTCGCGATAATCCTCGTCTTCATCGTGGCCTACACCCACAGGCACTACGGAGCGATGCTCAAGGCTGAGATGCGCGCCAGGACGGAGGGCAAGGTTCTCCGCGACGGGGCCAAGCCGCTCATGACGACCGAGACCGACCTTGGAATGCCCAAGGAGGAAGGCAACCTCTGGGACTTCGTCATACCGATAATATCCCTCGTCATCGTTTCAATGCTCGGCCTCTGGTACACCGGTGCGGCCAACCTCTACGCCTACAGCCAGGACCTGGGATGGTGGACGGAGCTTGAGAACCCGTTCGGGGTGAACTTCCTCAGCTACAGCTTCATCGAGTCCTTCCGCGAGGCGGACGCTGCAACCGCCCTTCTCTGGGGTTCCTTCGTGATGGTCCTCGTCGCCAGCCTGATGCTCCTCGGCAGGAAGAAGATGAGCATCGAGGAGTGGGAGGACACCGTGGTCAAGGGCATGAAGCAGATGCTCTTCGCCAACACCATCCTCGTTCTGGCCTGGAGCCTCGGAACCGCCGCCGACGCCGTTGGAACCGGCCAGTACATCATCGACCTGGCCACCAGCTCGGGGGCCAACCTCGGTCCGTGGATGCCGCTGATAATGTTCCTAGCGGCGATGTTCGTCGCCTTCACCACCGGAACCAGCTGGGGTACCTTTGCCATCATGGTTCCGCTCGGCGTTCAGCTCAGCCTCGCCTTCACCAACGGACAGGTCAACGAGATAGTTTTCGCCACCATAGGAGCCACCTTCACCGGCTCGATCTTCGGTGACCACTGCTCGCCGATCAGCGATACAACGATCATGAGCTCGATGTTCTCGGGAAGCGACCACATAGACCACGTGACGACCCAGATACCCTATGCGTTCACCGTTGCGTCGATAGGCGTCGTACTCTACCTGCTCTTCGGCATCGGGGTCAGGAGCTGGGCGATACTGCTCCCCGCCGGCCTGGTGCTCCTCATAGCGGCCTGGTACGTCCTCAGCGAGTGGTACGGCAAGAAGTACGGAATTCCGCACGGAAAGGTCCCGATATATGTCGTGGAGGAGTGA
- a CDS encoding Tfx family DNA-binding protein, which yields MGKTFLTEQQIKILRLRAKGLKQSEIAELLGTSRANISILERRALDKIQKARNTLLLWEQINSKISVEVMAGEDIFTVPDRLFKKADELGIKVPYSTAEIIAFLVEHAPVEDRLAKRDFTLFLDAKDRLRISECLLEDFDEIGKHKGGKDAV from the coding sequence ATGGGGAAGACCTTCCTCACCGAGCAGCAGATTAAAATCCTCCGTTTGAGGGCGAAGGGCCTGAAGCAGAGCGAGATAGCCGAGCTTTTGGGGACTAGCAGGGCCAACATAAGCATCCTCGAGAGGCGCGCACTCGATAAGATTCAAAAGGCTAGAAACACACTCCTCCTCTGGGAGCAGATAAACTCCAAGATAAGCGTTGAGGTGATGGCAGGGGAGGACATCTTCACCGTCCCAGACAGGCTGTTCAAGAAGGCCGACGAGCTTGGAATAAAGGTTCCCTACAGCACGGCGGAGATAATAGCCTTTCTCGTTGAACACGCGCCGGTTGAGGACAGGCTCGCGAAGAGGGACTTCACGCTCTTCCTCGATGCCAAGGACCGGCTGAGGATAAGCGAGTGCCTACTTGAGGACTTCGATGAGATAGGGAAGCACAAGGGAGGTAAAGACGCCGTTTAG
- a CDS encoding aldolase, which translates to MSRVIKAQLVKYSRLAHEKGLTAAFGGNLSTRRGSLIFIKATGAVMDDMTAEQVAVIDMNGRQVSGVRASSEYRLHLVVYRKRTDVRAIAHLHPPYSIAASTLIDVELPIVTPEAEIYLQRIPIVPFKPAGTQELADAVSDALCHSDAAIMENHGIVTVGRSLREAFYKAELVEESAKLWYLSRKAP; encoded by the coding sequence ATGAGCCGCGTTATCAAAGCCCAGCTTGTAAAATACTCCCGTCTGGCCCACGAGAAGGGCCTTACCGCGGCCTTCGGCGGGAACCTGAGCACCAGGAGGGGAAGTTTAATCTTCATCAAGGCAACGGGAGCGGTTATGGACGACATGACGGCGGAGCAGGTAGCGGTTATCGACATGAACGGGAGGCAGGTATCTGGGGTAAGGGCATCGAGTGAGTACCGCCTCCACCTCGTGGTTTATCGGAAGAGGACCGATGTGAGGGCCATAGCGCACCTCCACCCCCCGTATTCGATAGCGGCATCCACCCTCATTGATGTCGAGCTTCCTATAGTGACGCCGGAGGCCGAGATATACCTGCAGAGGATACCAATAGTTCCGTTCAAACCCGCCGGAACCCAGGAGCTGGCGGATGCGGTTTCCGATGCCCTCTGCCACTCCGACGCGGCGATAATGGAAAACCACGGAATTGTAACCGTTGGGAGAAGTTTGAGAGAGGCGTTCTACAAGGCGGAGCTGGTTGAGGAGAGCGCGAAGCTGTGGTACCTCTCCAGAAAAGCACCGTAA
- a CDS encoding nucleotidyltransferase domain-containing protein — protein MEEKRAIEEFLGYLKEHFGERLYGVYLFGSYVRGDYTEESDVDILVVGDLTLDDILDEVFRILMDYGVLLNVIVEKPEEFERWKGTSFHRTVLSEGIKIY, from the coding sequence ATGGAGGAGAAAAGAGCAATAGAAGAGTTCCTTGGCTATCTGAAAGAACACTTTGGGGAACGTCTTTACGGAGTTTACCTTTTTGGGTCCTATGTTAGGGGAGATTACACCGAAGAGAGCGACGTCGATATTCTTGTTGTGGGCGATCTGACTCTGGACGATATTCTTGATGAGGTATTCAGGATACTCATGGATTACGGTGTGCTCTTAAACGTGATAGTGGAGAAGCCCGAAGAGTTTGAGAGGTGGAAGGGAACCTCCTTCCACAGAACCGTCCTCTCCGAGGGCATCAAGATTTACTGA
- a CDS encoding HEPN domain-containing protein: MWEEIHRELEVAEEELSSAYILFEHGKYRDSISRAYYSMFHAARALILLKGMTPKKHSGQFHSLESTTSRKVLSRSTTGKPSPRRFS, translated from the coding sequence ATGTGGGAAGAGATACACCGGGAGCTTGAAGTCGCCGAGGAAGAGCTTTCATCAGCATACATACTCTTCGAACACGGAAAGTATCGGGACTCAATAAGCAGGGCGTATTATTCCATGTTCCATGCCGCCCGCGCTCTCATCTTGCTCAAAGGTATGACCCCGAAGAAGCACTCTGGACAGTTTCACTCTTTGGAAAGTACTACGTCAAGGAAGGTATTGTCGAGGAGCACTACGGGAAAGCCCTCACCAAGGCGTTTCAGTTGA
- the udg gene encoding type-4 uracil-DNA glycosylase, translating into MAKEELMRKLEERIKNCQKCPLGQLRTNAVPGAGSYEARVMFVGEAPGYWEDQKGLPFVGRAGKVLDELLAGIGLSRDEVYITNIVKCRPPENRDPTEDEIRACSPYLDRQIDIIRPKVIVPLGRHSMRYILEKFGFDPEPISKIHGKTFEAHTLFGKIVIMPMYHPAAALYRPPIREELRKDFAKLGEIINQSP; encoded by the coding sequence ATGGCGAAGGAAGAACTCATGAGAAAGCTCGAAGAGCGCATAAAGAACTGTCAGAAGTGCCCACTAGGCCAGCTCAGAACCAACGCAGTCCCCGGGGCGGGAAGCTACGAGGCCAGGGTGATGTTCGTCGGTGAGGCACCGGGCTACTGGGAGGATCAGAAGGGTCTGCCCTTCGTTGGAAGGGCCGGAAAGGTTCTCGATGAGCTTCTGGCGGGTATAGGCCTCAGCAGGGATGAGGTTTACATAACCAACATCGTCAAGTGCCGCCCTCCAGAAAACCGCGACCCGACTGAGGATGAAATCAGGGCCTGCTCGCCCTACCTCGACAGGCAGATAGACATAATCAGGCCGAAGGTCATCGTACCGCTGGGGAGGCACTCGATGCGCTACATCCTCGAGAAGTTCGGCTTTGACCCCGAGCCGATAAGCAAAATCCACGGAAAGACCTTCGAGGCCCACACGCTCTTCGGTAAGATCGTCATAATGCCGATGTACCACCCGGCCGCGGCGCTCTACCGCCCCCCGATAAGGGAGGAGCTGAGGAAGGACTTCGCGAAGCTGGGGGAGATCATCAACCAGTCCCCATGA
- a CDS encoding type II toxin-antitoxin system HicA family toxin — protein sequence MSRLPVVSGEKLIKLLKKLGYEVVRQRGSHVRLEKDTPLGKHKITVPYHDEIAKGTLNDILNKVSLWNGIPKEELVELLKKL from the coding sequence TTGAGCAGGCTGCCAGTAGTTAGCGGCGAAAAGCTGATCAAGCTTCTCAAAAAACTCGGCTACGAGGTCGTGAGACAACGGGGGAGCCATGTAAGGCTTGAGAAGGACACCCCCCTTGGCAAGCACAAAATAACCGTCCCGTATCACGATGAGATCGCCAAGGGCACTCTAAACGATATTCTTAACAAAGTCTCACTCTGGAACGGCATTCCAAAGGAAGAACTCGTGGAACTTCTCAAAAAGTTGTGA
- a CDS encoding CidA/LrgA family protein produces MRPYRGLAIIFGFYALGELTDSVLNLSIPGSVIGMLYLLGALLGGAVKLEWVEGEAELFVRNMSVMFVPPGVGIVTYMGLLKSQAVPVFGALVISFLITILVTAETVELMRRGRE; encoded by the coding sequence ATGAGGCCCTACCGCGGACTGGCCATAATTTTCGGCTTCTACGCGCTGGGAGAGCTTACGGACTCTGTGCTGAACCTTTCAATTCCCGGAAGTGTCATCGGCATGCTCTACCTCCTGGGAGCACTTCTCGGCGGTGCGGTGAAGCTTGAATGGGTCGAGGGCGAGGCGGAGCTCTTCGTGAGGAACATGAGCGTTATGTTCGTCCCACCTGGGGTCGGGATAGTGACGTACATGGGGCTGCTTAAGAGCCAGGCAGTCCCGGTCTTCGGGGCGCTGGTAATCAGCTTTCTTATCACCATCCTCGTCACCGCGGAGACCGTCGAATTGATGAGGAGGGGAAGAGAATGA
- the tes gene encoding tetraether lipid synthase Tes — MAESVGEVPSGEKEFTESTRRIRDIIEFPEISEEEFERMLKSASRAYGGPLPHRTYSICPETRRIVPALVWEKDGKVWITKRCPEGMITDVYYESVEMYYRFQKWKFDFKLTSFNVENSGVNCPLDCGLCARHRSHTNLLNIVLTNRCNLSCWYCFFYAKEGQPIYEPTLEQIRMMLRNAKKESPVGANAVQLTGGEPTLREDLIEIIKIAKEEGYDHVQLNTDGIKLAFDPELVKKIREAGTNVLYMSYDGMTPQTNWKNHWEVPLILENVRKAGGPGIVLVPTTIRNVNDHELGAIINFGLNHLDIIRGVNFQPISQVGRVPRRERQRFRITIPGAIKRIEEQTNGVIAMDDWYPIPIAGHIARFFEAFTGSRYYMTSHYCCGAATYVFLDRENKRVVPISRFLDVEGFVEYLESKAEEIEQWKSMGRLQKLKLGTEIFMKFRSFYDPKYAPKGIGVLDLIKNAFMHGNYDALGKFHKNALFLGMMHFMDEYNYDVERVERCVIHYAMPDGRIVPFCTFNVIPELYRDKVQAQFSYTWEEWKAIHPDWDYMKDKYIRTKEFVEKMKNSEVYRKTYIDIEDYFGTIKTKA, encoded by the coding sequence ATGGCGGAAAGTGTTGGTGAAGTACCGAGTGGTGAGAAAGAATTCACAGAATCCACGCGCAGGATCAGGGATATAATAGAGTTCCCTGAGATAAGTGAGGAAGAGTTTGAGAGGATGCTTAAGAGCGCGAGCAGGGCCTACGGAGGGCCCTTGCCCCACAGGACGTATTCAATCTGTCCGGAGACGAGACGTATCGTCCCGGCCCTCGTCTGGGAGAAGGACGGCAAGGTCTGGATAACCAAGCGCTGTCCCGAGGGTATGATAACCGACGTCTATTACGAGAGCGTTGAAATGTACTACCGCTTCCAGAAGTGGAAGTTCGACTTCAAGCTAACCAGCTTCAACGTCGAGAACAGCGGTGTAAACTGCCCGCTCGACTGCGGCCTCTGCGCCAGGCACCGCTCCCACACGAACCTCCTAAACATCGTCCTCACCAACCGCTGCAACCTGAGCTGCTGGTACTGCTTCTTCTACGCCAAGGAGGGCCAGCCGATCTATGAACCTACCCTCGAGCAGATACGCATGATGCTCCGCAACGCCAAAAAGGAGTCCCCCGTCGGTGCGAACGCCGTTCAGCTCACCGGCGGCGAGCCAACGCTGAGGGAGGACCTCATAGAGATCATCAAGATAGCGAAGGAGGAAGGCTACGACCACGTCCAGCTCAACACCGACGGAATAAAGCTCGCCTTCGATCCAGAACTCGTCAAGAAGATCCGCGAGGCGGGAACCAACGTTCTCTACATGAGCTACGACGGTATGACCCCCCAGACCAACTGGAAGAACCACTGGGAGGTCCCGCTCATCCTTGAGAACGTGAGGAAGGCCGGCGGACCGGGAATAGTGCTCGTCCCGACGACCATAAGGAACGTCAACGACCACGAGCTTGGAGCCATAATCAACTTCGGCCTCAACCACCTCGACATAATCCGCGGCGTGAACTTCCAGCCGATCTCCCAGGTCGGAAGGGTGCCCAGGAGGGAGCGCCAGCGCTTCAGGATAACCATACCCGGCGCAATAAAGAGGATAGAGGAGCAGACGAACGGGGTCATAGCCATGGACGACTGGTACCCGATTCCTATAGCCGGCCACATAGCGCGCTTTTTTGAGGCGTTCACCGGCTCCCGCTACTACATGACCAGCCACTACTGCTGCGGTGCGGCGACCTACGTCTTCCTCGACCGCGAGAACAAGAGGGTGGTTCCGATAAGCAGGTTCCTCGACGTTGAGGGCTTCGTCGAGTACCTCGAGAGCAAGGCCGAGGAGATCGAGCAGTGGAAGAGCATGGGCAGACTTCAGAAGCTCAAGCTCGGCACGGAGATATTCATGAAGTTCCGCTCCTTCTACGATCCCAAGTACGCCCCGAAGGGCATAGGAGTCCTCGACCTCATAAAGAACGCCTTCATGCACGGCAACTACGACGCCCTCGGAAAGTTCCACAAGAACGCCCTCTTCCTCGGAATGATGCACTTCATGGACGAGTACAACTACGATGTCGAGCGCGTTGAGCGCTGCGTCATCCACTACGCGATGCCCGACGGAAGGATAGTGCCCTTCTGTACCTTCAACGTGATTCCGGAGCTGTACAGGGACAAGGTGCAGGCCCAGTTCAGCTACACCTGGGAGGAATGGAAAGCCATACACCCTGACTGGGACTACATGAAGGACAAGTACATAAGGACGAAGGAGTTCGTCGAGAAGATGAAGAACAGCGAGGTTTACCGGAAGACCTACATCGACATAGAAGACTACTTCGGAACGATAAAGACGAAGGCGTGA